A section of the Bombus huntii isolate Logan2020A chromosome 5, iyBomHunt1.1, whole genome shotgun sequence genome encodes:
- the LOC126866099 gene encoding UDP-glycosyltransferase UGT4, with the protein MSNSMAPTIIFFVILLVCNCTMGYNILLATMGGTKSHTVPFVALGSSLKARGHNVTLLSAFPGPAANSGLQEFVPPIFEAYVGNYTSEWDLVGARFRDEMPISPWDAMRYAWEACEALLRDEISVSWLRRPEGNSQTRWDVAVVDGAFPECLLGVLHGEDVPTIMLNTVALYSGSISRQGNPSPWSVTPYFGKSLTQDMNFFQRVLNVACLVTLRIMHWIMVSGYLQPVLRKYLGNQLPDVRDLTTEIPLTLQNSHYSVAESVPYLANVVNVACLHCKPATKLSPDLESFLQRGFIFVSMGSSVRASGMPEALRQIFVAAFATLPYNVVWKWEAMKIKDLPSNVRTAAWWPQQELLGHPKLQAFVSHGGLLSLHEAAYHAAPTLVLPVFCDHDGNAAQAEKLGYVLVMDLARISIGSFRDGILKVAAIHNNSYRMAARKRSSLLRELPINPRKLATWWVEHVAKYKGAEHLKSSTRYMNVIHYYSIDVAMFYAIALLLSVYGLKKLCWRTISKQIVRKKID; encoded by the exons ATGAGCAATTCGATGGCTCcaacaattattttcttcgttatcTTGTTAGTCTGTAATTGCACGATGGGTTACAATATCCTGCTGGCCACTATGGGTGGCACGAAGTCGCACACCGTGCCATTTGTGGCACTGGGTAGCAGTTTGAAGGCACGTGGACACAACGTGACCCTGTTGAGCGCGTTTCCGGGACCAGCTGCGAACAGCGGATTGCAAGAGTTCGTTCCGCCTATCTTCGAG GCTTATGTCGGGAATTACACGTCCGAATGGGACTTGGTTGGCGCAAGATTCCGAGATGAAATGCCTATCTCTCCGTGGGACGCAATGCGATATGCCTGGGAGGCATGCGAGGCGCTTCTTCGCGACGAAATCTCCGTATCTTGGCTGAGAAGACCCGAAGGCAATTCTCAGACGCGATGGGACGTCGCGGTCGTCGACGGAGCCTTCCCCGAGTGCCTTCTAGGAGTTCTTCATGGCGAGGATGTGCCCACTATCATGCTGAATACC GTGGCACTATACAGCGGATCCATAAGTCGCCAAGGGAACCCATCGCCATGGTCCGTCACGCCTTACTTTGGCAAATCCCTGACCCAGGACATGAACTTCTTTCAAAGGGTTCTAAACGTAGCCTGTCTCGTCACCTTGAGAATAATGCACTGGATTATGGTCAGCGGGTACCTTCAACCGGTTCTGAGAAAGTACCTAG GGAACCAGTTACCAGACGTGCGAGATCTGACCACGGAGATTCCTCTGACGTTGCAGAACAGTCATTACAGCGTGGCGGAGTCGGTGCCGTATTTAGCGAACGTGGTGAACGTCGCGTGTCTGCATTGCAAGCCGGCGACAAAGCTTAGTCCCGACTTGGAGAGCTTCTTGCAACGCG GTTTCATATTCGTATCTATGGGTTCGTCGGTTCGAGCATCAGGAATGCCAGAGGCACTTCGTCAAATTTTCGTGGCAGCCTTCGCCACGCTTCCGTACAACGTCGTGTGGAAATGGGAAGCTATGAAGATCAAAGATCTGCCGTCGAACGTCAGAACGGCGGCATGGTGGCCTCAGCAAGAGCTGTTAGGCCATCCGAAGCTACAAGCGTTCGTCTCACACGGAGGACTTTTGTCTTTGCACGAGGCTGCTTATCACGCCGCCCCGACCCTCGTTTTGCCTGTTTTCTGCGATCACGATGGAAACGCGGCACAAGCTG AAAAACTGGGTTACGTTCTGGTGATGGACTTGGCTAGGATATCCATCGGAAGTTTTCGTGATGGGATTCTCAAGGTGGCTGCCATACACAACAATTCGTACCGAATGGCAGCGAGGAAGAGAAGCTCGTTGCTACGGGAGTTGCCAATTAACCCCAGAAAACTGGCTACTTGGTGGGTAGAACACGTTGCCAAGTACAAAGGAGCTGAGCATTTAAAAAGTTCTACAAG ATATATGAATGTTATTCACTATTATTCCATCGATGTGGCAATGTTTTACGCGATAGCGTTATTACTATCGGTATACGGACTGAAGAAATTGTGTTGGAGAACTATTTCCAAACAAATTGTCAGGAAGAAAATCGACTAG